The genomic interval AGTGTCCGCTGCTCTCCGGAGCCCGGTGCTCCGCCGCCTCCTCAGTGAGAGCAGCAGCAACTCCCGGGAGCACCTAGAGGGGCTGGTGAAGAAGGACAAAGTGGTGGTGTTTATGAAGGGGACCCCGGCGCAGCCCCTGTGCGGCTTCAGTAACGCTGTAGTTCAGATCTTGCGGATGCACGGTGTAGATGAGTATGCAGCTTATAACGTGCTGGAGGATCAGGACCTCAGGCAGGGTGAGTAGTGTGTAGTCAGTGACTAGAGAGGCGGCAGCACACGCCTGGGGCCGCGATCGGCTCCTGTATGACTACTACTCTCATCtggccatgctgggagttgtagtgtcccgCTGgatagagaccccacagtatagtcATCCATACAATGACTCACCACACGAGGGCCCTGCTGTAGTCCATGTACACTTAGAGGTCAGTGAGCAGAATGGTCAGATCAGATGACAGTAGATGACACTAATAATCTAATATTATAATAAAGATGTGATTGAGCCTAAGACTGCTGTGACAAGCTTGTAATTCCAGTAGGGGGCACTTATGGAGTCTTTTGGACATGATCATAACccctgtaatactgtgtgcacataGACTGCCATGTAGTGCTGAGATCATGTATGATCAGGACTCCATAGTAATGCTCTTACATATACTTGTGGCCTGGGACTTGGAGAATGGGAATATGGCCAGTGCCATGTAATTGTGCCTGTGAAGGAGCTGCAGATGAAATGTCTTGTGGCAGCTCcctgttaaagggaatgtctgtGATAGGAGAGCCTTAATGGTGGTGAAGTCAGCCTGCAGGTATTTTCTCTCTTTATTTATTCTTGGTCACATGTGCTTAGGACGCCACATCATGTGCCCAATAATCCCGCTCACATGTAGGTGATTTATGGATGTAAATGTCTCAGCGTTAGGGCTGTGGAATATAAAGTATGCTATACGTGATCATGGGGCCAGTAAGGAGTCTACATCTCCTACCATTCATACCAGCGAACAACACTACTGTCAGGTTTAGGTCCTAACTAAGCattcatgaaaaataaaatgggCCTCACGGGGTTTGTGAGACTGGGCTTACATGGTGTGGTTTTAACTGAAGAATTGCTTGTAGTTTTTAATAGCAGATCTGAGTAATGCGTTACTACGCCAAATcaccagtttgtttgttttttttttatttaatgtccattagCGTATAGGTGACATATGTAGTAACCTGTGATGCTCATTGTTGCAGTTATAAACTCCATGAAattcttcagcaaaaaaaaaaccgcagtgtAATCCCGGCCTAAGGCTACATGCAGATAAACACGTGCATCTGCGGGTCCGTGGGAAAATGGCACAGACCTATTAATTTCATGTAGTGAGCCGGCTCAGTGACCCATGATAGTACACAGACATGTGTATAGGGCcataagaaaataatgggtcagtgtgctagctgttgaAAACTCCGCTAGCACACTGACAGAGCATATGTTCACTCttctggtatataaaactgcatgtgcctgaggacatgaaatctcctctctaaggctaaggccctatgtagtgggttgcagcaaaaaaaaaaaaaaaaaacgcagtgggaaAATCCTCAGCAGCAATGCAgacgtgatttttcccacaacacttttcatagaaagtctacaGAAGTTTAATCTGCAGACTTCCTatatccattatacctatagggaaaccgccggcgtttccgtaggtatatttgacatatTGCAATATCCAAAACCGCAACatgtatttttcagcaatgtttagatgggattcgctagggACTATAAAAGGCTGCGTGGGGCCCTGTTCTAAAAGTACAGTGTTACCATTATCATCCTAGCTGAATGGAAGCCATGGACCACTACATACACTGAGCAAGCACAAGTCTTAATCCTAATAGCTGGTGCCCGTGGTCTAGATTCGGCCCTCATTCTGTCCTGGCTgaaatggcagataacagaggatTATAAATCTGTTCTAGATTTCTCAACCTTTTGAAATTTGTATCTATGCATTGTAAGGGATATAATCTTCAATCTGCAGAAATGCAATGACCTCTTTATGGAAAGTAAGCAACAAATTCGCAACTGTGCTCATGTAGCCTAAATAactgataacggggagcagttGACATTCAATATGGCTGTGACAGAGTGCAGATACAGGGTGTATCTCTTTGTCAGTACATGCTGTAATGTCTGGTTGTCTCTGTGTGGGTCTGTGACATTGTGCAATGCTGCGCTAATCTCTCCAGATCTGCATGTAACAGCGAATGGTGACTGTGCAGTTTTATTCCTGACAAAGCTGAAGCTTCGTCCCTGTGTCGTCACTGCTGGAGCTCCTGTAACTTATTTTACTATTGTGCAAACCTAATGTGGAAGGGGTATAGCAATTGTTACTACTAACGCTGCCGCAAAACTTTTCCTGTATTGGCAAAGTTTCTTTTAGCGGATTCCACATGTTCTCTGGTTGGCtgacttaaaggaattttctgttTATCAAGAGACATTGCAGTATGCTGATAATTTATAATCCCAGACATAATCGTAACATATTGTAGTATTATATGGTGGCAATTCCCGTAACTGGTTGTCCATGTAATATAACAATGCTACCTGTTCTGGCTCATAAAGGGGTCGCCGCCGTTATGTCCATATTTGTAAGCAGAACATATGGACAGGCGATGTCTCAAAGATGAGGCTAGAGCTGCACcgatgtcagatttttttttttatctttttttttttgctctggctGCCAGGGTGACATTAATATCATCATAAAAATGCtcattaagggagccttcacaggatgtaacgctgcgctcattatgatcgtaaaaacacgttcagaatgagcgcgtaaaaagcagctcccattgacttgaatgggagccggcatacccgCGTAATACATTggaagcatagggaaaaaagcctctcattgatttcaatcaaTGCCGGCTccctcccattcaagtcaatgggagctgctttttacgcgctcattctgaacgtgtttttcaGATCAGACTgagtgcagcgttacatcgtgtgaaggctccctaatattaGGAAAGAGAAGAACACaatggttaaaggagttttctgggcgtTTCATATCTGATAGGGAGACCCCCACAGTCTAGTGGCACTCCTTCAGTTTCTCAGGCTGGTGATATCATATCCATTTGTCTTGTGGTCTATTTGAGCACGATATATGGCGCTGTGCCTGGTAAGTGAAAAGAATCATTTGGGTGAATGCAGCATCCtggtcaaacagctgatcagtgtgggggacAGGTGGGGCTACACCTCCCAGTTCTGTAAGTGCCTCCAAGGAGGAGGATGGGCTCGAATTATAAATCCCCTCTAGTTTGCGATCTctctggctgataacaggaaaCAGTAGTATGCTCACAACTCCTAGATTTATGGAATTCTTAAGCTTAGTAACTTTTTTTCCTCTTGTAGGGGTGAAGAATTACTCTAACTGGCCCACCATACCGCAGGTGTTCCTGAATGGAGAGTTTGTGGGGGGTTGCGACATCCTCCTTCAGATGCACCAAAATGGAGACCTTGTGGAGGAGTTGAAGAAGCTGGGAATCCGATCTGCACTCTTAGACGCAGAACCGAGCCAAGAGAAGAAGTAACAGGGAGCTGGACCTGTGTTACGAACTGTTTCTATCCAGCCCTCTTGAGGTGGCAACCTCCCGTCCACACCAGAGAAGCCTTATGTTATTAAGAACTATCTATGGAATAGGCCTAGCAGGAAACAAATCTGTTGTTGTTATTGGGTGGGTCTATCCTGTACCTGAGAAGGTGTATGAATGTCAGACACCGACCACTGAAGAATATAATGATCACACTAGATTagaaataaaatacaattatataGAAAATTGCCTCAGTGGGTCTGTGTCCATCTCCAGAGGTTTGATCGTAAGTGAGACTTGTTTCTACATAAAGATACCTTTCCTGCTGTAATTTCCAGTGTCCGTttctcttcctccccctcccccaacatACTACATGCCAATGACAGGCGACTTCCCCTTTAAATTAATGCTCACTCTTTGCAGCTTTTCCCAGATAAGTCTGAATCAAATGCAAATTTTAGTGATTTAAATTTTTGTGTCTCC from Leptodactylus fuscus isolate aLepFus1 chromosome 7, aLepFus1.hap2, whole genome shotgun sequence carries:
- the GLRX5 gene encoding glutaredoxin-related protein 5, mitochondrial, encoding MSWCVSRVSAALRSPVLRRLLSESSSNSREHLEGLVKKDKVVVFMKGTPAQPLCGFSNAVVQILRMHGVDEYAAYNVLEDQDLRQGVKNYSNWPTIPQVFLNGEFVGGCDILLQMHQNGDLVEELKKLGIRSALLDAEPSQEKK